A stretch of the Theropithecus gelada isolate Dixy chromosome 7a, Tgel_1.0, whole genome shotgun sequence genome encodes the following:
- the JMJD7 gene encoding jmjC domain-containing protein 7 has protein sequence MAEAVLDAVRRELREFPAAARELSVPLAVPYLDKPPTPLHFYRDWVCPSRPCIIRNALQHWPALQKWSLPYFRATVGSTEVSVAVTPDGYADAVRGDRFVMPAERRVPLSFVLDVLEGRAQHPGVLYVQKQCSNLPTELPQLLPDLESHVPWASEALGKMPDAVNFWLGEAAAVTSLHKDPYENLYCVVSGEKHFLLHPPSDRPFIPYELYTPATYQLTEEGTFKVVDEEAMEKVPWIPLDPLAPDLARYPSYSQAQALRCTVRAGEMLYLPALWFHHVQQSQGCIAVNFWYDMEYDLKYSYFQLLDSLTKASGLD, from the exons aGCTCAGCGTGCCTCTTGCTGTGCCCTACCTGGACAAGCCCCCAACTCCGCTCCACTTCTACCGGGACTGGGTCTGCCCCAGCAGGCCGTGCATCATCCGCAACGCTCTGCAGCACTGGCCGGCCCTCCAGAAGTGGTCCCTCCCCTATTTCAG AGCCACAGTGGGGTCCACGGAGGTGAGCGTGGCTGTGACCCCAGACGGTTACGCGGATGCCGTGAGAGGGGACCGCTTCGTGATGCCAGCTGAACGCCGCGTGCCCCTGAGCTTCGTGCTGGATGTGCTGGAGGGCCGGGCCCAGCACCCCGGGGTCCTCTACGTGCAGAAGCAGTGCTCCAACCTGCCCACCGAGCTGCCCCAGCTGCTGCCTGACCTGGAATCCCATGTGCCCTGGGCCTCAGAAGCCCTGG GAAAGATGCCCGATGCTGTGAACTTCTGGCTAGGGGAGGCGGCTGCGGTGACTTCTT TGCACAAGGACCCCTATGAGAACCTCTACTGCGTGGTCTCAGGAGAGAAGCATTTCCTGTTACATCCGCCCAGCGACCGGCCCTTCATCCCCTATG AGCTGTACACGCCGGCAACCTACCAGCTAACCGAAGAGGGCACCTTTAAGGTGGTGGATGAAGAGGCCATGGAGAAG GTGCCCTGGATCCCACTGGACCCCTTGGCGCCAGACCTAGCCCGGTACCCCAGTTACAGTCAGGCCCAGGCCCTTCGCTGTACAGTGCGGGCCGGTGAGATGCTCTATCTGCCGGCTCTGTGGTTCCACCACGTCCAGCAGTCCCAGGGCTGCATTGCAG TGAATTTCTGGTATGACATGGAATACGACCTCAAGTATAGTTACTTCCAGCTGCTCGACTCCCTCACCAAGGCTTCAGGCCTTGACTGA
- the PLA2G4B gene encoding cytosolic phospholipase A2 beta, with protein MALAEVSRTCLLTVRVLKAHRLPSKDLVTPSDCYVTLWLPTACSHRLQTRTVKNSSSPVWNQSFHFRIHRQLKNVMELKVFDQDLVTGDDPVLSVLFDAGTLRAGEFRHKSFSLSPQGEGCLEVEFRLQSLADRGEQLVGNGVLVARELSCLHVQLEETGDQKPSERRVQLVVPGSCEGPQEAPVGTGTFRFHCPACWEQELSIHLQDAPKEQLKVPLSALPSDQVVRLVFPTSQDPLMRVELKKEAGPRELAVRLGFRPCAEEQAFLSRRKQVVAAALRQALQLDRDLQEDEIPVVAIMATGGGIRAMTSLYGQLTGLKELGLLDCVSYITGASGSTWALANLYEDPEWSQKDLAGPTELLKTQVTKSKLGVLAPSQLQRYRQELAERARLGYPSCFTSLWALINEALLHDEPHDHKLSDQREALSHGQNPLPIYCALNTKGRSLSTFEFGEWCEFSPYEVGFPKYGAFIPSELFGSEFFMGQLTKRLPESRICFLEGIWSNLYAANLQDSLYWASEPSQFWDRWVRNQANLDKEQVPLLKIEEPPSTASRIAEFFTDLLTRRPLAQATHNFLRGLHFHKDYFQHPHFSTWKATTLDGLPNQLTPSEPHLCLLDVGYLINTSCLPLLQPTRDVDLILSLDYNLHGAFQQLQLLGRFCQEQGIPFPPISPSPEEQLQPRECHTFSDPTCPGAPAVLHFPLVNDSFREYSAPGVQRTPEEAAAGEVNLSSVDSPYHYTKVTYSQEDVDKLLRLTHYNVCNNREQLLEALRQAVQRRRQRRPQ; from the exons ATGGCTCTG GCAGAGGTGTCCAGGACCTGCCTGCTCACAGTTCGTGTCCTGAAGGCCCATCGCCTACCCTCTAAGGACCTAG TGACCCCCTCTGACTGCTACGTGACTCTCTGGCTGCCCACAGCCTGCAGCCACAGGCTCCAGACACGCACAGTCAAGAATAGCAGTAGCCCTGTCTGGAACCAGAGCTTTCACTTTAGGATCCACAGGCAGCTCAAG AATGTCATGGAACTGAAAGTCTTTGACCAGGACCTGGTGACCGGAGATGACCCTGTGTTGTCAGTGCTGTTTGATGCGGGGACTCTGCGGGCTGGGGAGTTCCGGCACAAGAGCTTCTCACTGAGCCCTCAG GGTGAGGGGTGCCTGGAAGTTGAATTTCGCCTGCAGAGTCT GGCTGACCGTGGCGAGCAGCTCGTCGGCAATGGCGTTCTGGTG GCCCGGGAGCTCTCCTGCTTGCACGTTCAACTGGAGGAGACAGGAGACCAGAAGC CCTCAGAGCGCAGAGTTCAGCTTGTGGTTCCTGGGTCCTGTGAGGGTCCGCAGGAGGCCCCTGTGGGCACTGGCACCTTCCGCTTCCACTGCCCAGCCTGCTGGGAGCAGGAGCTGAGTATTCACCTGCAG GATGCCCCCAAGGAGCAACTAAAGGTGCCACTGAGTGCCCTGCCCTCTGACCAAGTGGTGAGGCTTGTCTTCCCCACGTCCCAG GACCCCCTGATGAGAGTGGAGCTGAAAAAAGAAGCAGG ACCGAGGGAGCTGGCCGTGCGACTGGGCTTCAGGCCCTGTGCAGAGGAACAGGCCTTCCTGAGCAGGAGGAAGCAGGTGGTGGCCGCAGCCTTGCGGCAGGCCCTGCAGCTGGACAGAGACCTGCAGGAGGACGAG ATCCCAGTGGTAGCTATTATGGCCACTGGTGGTGGGATCCGGGCAATGACTTCCCTGTACGGGCAGCTGACCGGCCTGAAGGAGCTGGGCCTCTTGGATTGCGTCTCCTACATTACCGGGGCCTCGGGCTCCACCTG GGCCTTGGCCAACCTCTATGAGGACCCAGAGTGGTCTCAGAAGGACCTGGCAGGGCCCACTGAGTTGCTAAAGACCCAGGTGACCAAGAGCAAGCTCGGTGTGCTGGCCCCCAGCCAGCTGCAGCGGTACCGGCAGGAGCTGGCCGAGCGTGCCCGCCTGGGCTACCCAAGCTGCTTCACCAGCCTGTGGGCCCTCATCAACGAGGCGCTGCTGCACGACGAG CCCCATGACCACAAGCTCTCAGATCAGCGGGAGGCCCTGAGTCATGGCCAGAACCCTCTGCCCATCTACTGTGCCCTCAACACCAAGGGGCGGAGCCTGTCCACTTTCGAATTTGGGG AGTGGTGCGAGTTCTCTCCCTATGAGGTCGGCTTTCCCAAGTATGGGGCCTTCATCCCCTCTGAGCTCTTTGGCTCTGAGTTCTTCATGGGGCAGCTGACGAAGAGGCTCCCTGAGTCCCGCATCTGCTTCTTAGAAG GTATCTGGAGCAACCTGTATGCAGCCAACCTCCAGGACAGCTTATACTGGGCCTCAGAGCCCAGCCAGTTCTGGGACCGCTGGGTCAGGAACCAGGCCAACCTGG ACAAGGAGCAGGTCCCCCTTCTGAAGATAGAAGAACCACCCTCAACAGCCAGCAGGATAGCTGAGTTTTTCACCGATCTTCTGACACGGCGCCCACTGGCCCAGGCCACACACAATTTCCTGCGTGGCCTCCATTTCCACAAAGACTACTTTCAGCATCCTCACTTCTCCACCTGGAAAG CTACCACTCTGGATGGGCTCCCCAACCAGCTGACACCCTCGGAGCCCCACCTGTGCCTGCTGGATGTTGGCTACCTCATCAACACCAGCTGTCTGCCCCTCCTGCAGCCCACTCGGGACGTGGACCTCATCCTGTCATTGGACTACAACCTCCACGGAGCCTTCCAG CAGCTGCAGCTCCTGGGCCGGTTCTGCCAGGAGCAGGGGATCCCGTTCCCGCCCATCTCACCCAGCCCTGAAGAGCAGCTCCAGCCTCGGGAGTGCCACACCTTCTCTGACCCCACCTGCCCCGGAGCCCCTGCGGTGCTGCACTTCCCTCTTGTCAACGACTCCTTCCGGGAGTACTCGGCCCCTG GGGTCCAGCGGACACCTGAGGAGGCGGCGGCTGGGGAGGTGAACCTGTCTTCAGTGGACTCTCCCTACCACTACACGAAGGTGACCTATAGCCAGGAGGATGTGGACAAGCTGCTGCGCCTGACACATTACAATGTCTGCAACAACCGGGAGCAGCTGCTGGAGGCCCTGCGCCAGGCAGTGCAGCGGAGGCGGCAGCGCAGGCCCCAGTGA